CACCCATTGCCACACCGCATCCAACACCGCGCTCAATTCATCCGCCGGCATCAACGGCTCGCGCCCCAGCACCGATTCAAAATTGTCGAGAATGATCAGTAGGGGCGGGATCTCCCCGCCCTGCATTAGCGCGGCGATGCGTTGCACCGGGTCGCCATCGCCGATGACGAAATTCGGATCGCGCGTGAGCGTTTGTCCGACCCAGGAACACAACTGCGCGAGCGAGCCGCCGCCCTCGAACGAAACGAACGCCGCGCCGCCGGGGAATCGCCCGGTGCGCGTGAACCATCGCCCGGCTTCTGCCGCGAGCGTCGTCTTGCCGATGCCGCCAAAGCCGTGCAGAACGACGATGCGATGCGTCGCAAACGCGCGTTCAATCGCGAGCAATTCGCGCGCGCGACCGTGAAATTTGTGCAAGGGTTCGGGAGGCAACGCGGCGGGTAACCTCACCCCCGCCCGGACCCTCCCCCTGGCCATGGGGGTGGGTGTTGGGTGGGGGTCAAACACCACCGGGTCAACCGATTGCTGATACAACGCCGGAAGAAACCAATCGCGCAAATGCGTCGTCACTTCGATTTGGTCGCCGCGCGCGTTCGTGCGAATCAACGTGTGACGATTTTCGTCCGCGAGCAACGCGCGCCGCCCCGTGTCCACCGCTTGCCCAATCGTCAAGCCGTCCACCAAGCCGCCGTAAAACGCGCCGACGAATTTTTGCGCCGCGACGACAAGCACGGAATAATTCATCGCCAGCACATTGCCGACGACCGCGCGAATGAGCCGCGCCGCGACGCTCGCGTACGGGTTCGCGTCTTTTTGCGCCGCGCTCTGGCATGCGTTCAACGCGATGAGCGGCACGCCGCAGTTGAACAACAACGTGCCGAGCCGGTTCGCATCCACGCGGTCCGATTTGTGCGCGTCGTCCTCGAACAACAAATAGCCCAAGCCGATGGTCTGGTCGTACACACCGTGTCCGTCGAAATGGACGACGTGCACGCGCGATTTGTGCCGATCGCGCAAACGCGCATCGAGCGCGGAGAGCGTGGGCGAATCGAGAAACTCGACCGCGACCTGGTCGCCGAGTTCGTCGAGCGCGTTGAGGAGCGGAATCGTTTCACTGCGCGGATCAATAAACCCGGCATCGTCCGGGCGCGCAGTAACGATGAGGATTCGCACCGGCAATTCAAACGTTTGCGCGGGCGCAACGGTGGTCGCGTTTTGCAAACGTCGGCGCACGCCAATCCCGCGCGCGAAAATATGTCCGC
The DNA window shown above is from Chloroflexota bacterium and carries:
- a CDS encoding CHAT domain-containing protein encodes the protein MSDAVTQFDYDVFISYSSKDAEWVRGDLLKWLEAHGLRVCIDFRDFRVGAVGVTEMERAVRTSRKTVLVLTPNYLASDWTAFENLMLQTLDPINRELRLIPLLKENCKLPPRIGMLTYVGFVAPHDWNFAWQRLLDAIKSPAQSSASVPPPAPPVAPTPTTPVKPIELSLRFTSENDTAPIFVSMFRPDFGVSTNPVSFTPPLDDKQLADLRWYLEDFSFWPSQPDYERAARIEHDLESWGRALRDSVLVGKDAPRLWQQFLDTPITNSQLLITVDATDPRVLRLPWELFADEGGHIFARGIGVRRRLQNATTVAPAQTFELPVRILIVTARPDDAGFIDPRSETIPLLNALDELGDQVAVEFLDSPTLSALDARLRDRHKSRVHVVHFDGHGVYDQTIGLGYLLFEDDAHKSDRVDANRLGTLLFNCGVPLIALNACQSAAQKDANPYASVAARLIRAVVGNVLAMNYSVLVVAAQKFVGAFYGGLVDGLTIGQAVDTGRRALLADENRHTLIRTNARGDQIEVTTHLRDWFLPALYQQSVDPVVFDPHPTPTPMARGRVRAGVRLPAALPPEPLHKFHGRARELLAIERAFATHRIVVLHGFGGIGKTTLAAEAGRWFTRTGRFPGGAAFVSFEGGGSLAQLCSWVGQTLTRDPNFVIGDGDPVQRIAALMQGGEIPPLLIILDNFESVLGREPLMPADELSAVLDAVWQWV